A section of the Anabaena cylindrica PCC 7122 genome encodes:
- a CDS encoding RNA polymerase sigma factor has translation MSRNSHIQANPEQELLFCLSGLKIRNVLPKQSKLRDLSQNDCGDFWELWLSYQDYFYNLCLKWMGGNSHDAEDVLNQAMLKACNQWKKYANEIIYPKAWLTRIIYNFCMDVHRKGEREAIGVENIDDIKFADHPAFASRAELPESNILNLEMWTYLRYKIESLPDRLRHPFILHCCQEKSYQDIAKQLTLSEENVRKRIQQARNILKKQLEKYLTGEDNTCIDFLSPSLNKVTLIVENIQSNETLPYGMLLKRKAQCDAVIPYCKSSIRSKNQYEEINYKVTVICLEKLPYPWYSSPNSLGWR, from the coding sequence ATGAGCAGGAATTCACATATACAAGCGAACCCAGAACAAGAACTTTTGTTCTGCTTATCAGGGCTGAAAATCAGGAATGTATTGCCGAAACAAAGCAAATTAAGGGATTTATCTCAAAATGATTGTGGGGATTTTTGGGAACTATGGCTATCATATCAAGATTATTTTTATAACCTTTGCTTAAAGTGGATGGGAGGTAATTCTCATGATGCCGAAGATGTACTGAATCAGGCAATGCTCAAAGCCTGTAATCAATGGAAAAAATACGCCAATGAAATTATATATCCTAAAGCATGGTTAACTCGAATTATTTATAACTTCTGCATGGATGTGCATCGAAAAGGCGAACGAGAAGCCATAGGAGTTGAAAACATTGATGATATTAAATTTGCCGATCATCCGGCGTTTGCTTCTAGGGCAGAACTTCCTGAATCCAATATTTTGAATTTGGAGATGTGGACATATCTCCGCTACAAAATTGAATCCTTGCCCGATAGATTGCGCCATCCTTTTATTTTACACTGCTGCCAAGAAAAATCCTATCAAGATATCGCTAAACAACTCACCCTCTCTGAAGAGAATGTTCGCAAACGTATTCAACAGGCACGAAATATTCTAAAAAAGCAGTTAGAGAAGTATCTGACAGGAGAAGATAACACTTGTATTGATTTCTTATCACCATCCTTGAACAAGGTAACTTTGATAGTAGAAAATATTCAATCTAATGAAACACTTCCCTACGGGATGCTACTCAAACGAAAAGCTCAGTGTGATGCAGTGATTCCTTATTGTAAATCATCAATTAGAAGCAAAAACCAGTACGAAGAAATTAACTATAAAGTAACCGTAATATGTCTGGAAAAATTGCCATATCCTTGGTACAGTTCACCCAATTCTCTGGGCTGGAGATGA
- a CDS encoding transporter suffix domain-containing protein, whose product MKKLGLVLIIVSFFPWLAIAIIVPFLPISVAQKALLIPALLVLAEVIFWLGVLLVGKEVAQRYKRYLNFRYFKILLRKLRRRKNKKTQ is encoded by the coding sequence ATGAAAAAGCTGGGTTTGGTTCTAATTATCGTCTCATTTTTTCCCTGGTTAGCGATCGCTATAATTGTCCCATTTCTACCAATTTCTGTAGCTCAAAAAGCCTTATTAATCCCAGCATTATTGGTTTTAGCTGAAGTTATATTTTGGTTAGGTGTGTTATTGGTAGGTAAAGAAGTCGCCCAACGGTATAAACGTTATTTGAATTTTCGTTATTTCAAGATACTGCTCAGAAAACTCAGGCGCAGAAAAAACAAGAAAACACAATAG
- a CDS encoding tetratricopeptide repeat protein, producing MSGKIAISLVQFTQFSGLEMNAYLLVEENLARQKQKLITLSKYVQKYPQGWKKRLKLANLFYEMGNWQQAIAEYYQVIERQPQLIDVWLQLGKVLHLMGLEKEALEIYEKALLLSENEGTQHHIKGLIAVCRGESQKAIIAFNLAAALEPEKVVHWLALAQVHQRRENPFGTLSACERVLSINPDDVFSLIYSYDGLMAVGDIPAARERLSRLIALAGDDFRVLQRQINQRCQMSLVSGKEGKLTKKMITSALRQAPHGVEAHNSLAYYYILRGDWVQGVEMLTEFTAEHPHHPYGWYYYGRCLFETGEYQKAVQMMEKAYHLYPHDCEIYRALCEILSVATSPPTLLLGEGSKTTLASILEEMLKRFPECWSVWATAGRVLVEHFQEFERGCSVSEQGTQLQPQLADAWFRHGRVLALAGRHREAVEALEKGWHILPRGGYLQSVPAAVWLGDVGASKQWWKTACEGCQELRAFNPAMADYWLGRALVGLGDSLGAIQAYESALSQQLLYPARGEVEKTLQGLKGKGRKDYGG from the coding sequence ATGTCTGGAAAAATTGCCATATCCTTGGTACAGTTCACCCAATTCTCTGGGCTGGAGATGAATGCTTACTTACTTGTAGAGGAGAACCTAGCTAGACAAAAGCAGAAACTCATCACCTTAAGTAAGTATGTTCAGAAATATCCCCAAGGATGGAAAAAAAGATTAAAACTGGCTAACTTATTTTACGAAATGGGAAACTGGCAACAAGCAATTGCCGAATATTATCAAGTGATTGAGCGACAACCTCAATTAATTGATGTGTGGCTGCAACTGGGTAAAGTTTTGCATCTGATGGGACTAGAAAAAGAGGCCCTAGAAATATATGAAAAAGCTTTATTGTTGTCTGAAAATGAAGGAACTCAGCATCACATAAAAGGATTGATTGCAGTTTGCAGAGGTGAGAGTCAGAAGGCAATCATCGCCTTTAATTTAGCGGCTGCTTTAGAACCGGAGAAAGTAGTTCATTGGCTGGCTTTGGCACAGGTGCATCAGAGAAGAGAAAATCCTTTTGGTACTCTTAGCGCCTGTGAGCGGGTTTTGTCAATCAACCCAGATGATGTTTTCTCATTGATTTACAGCTATGACGGGTTAATGGCGGTGGGGGATATTCCAGCAGCTAGAGAGCGGTTGAGCAGACTTATAGCCTTAGCTGGAGATGATTTCCGGGTACTGCAACGACAAATTAATCAGCGTTGTCAGATGAGCTTGGTATCTGGTAAAGAAGGGAAACTGACTAAAAAGATGATTACTTCTGCACTGCGACAGGCTCCTCATGGGGTTGAGGCTCACAATTCCCTGGCATATTATTACATCCTCCGAGGGGATTGGGTGCAAGGTGTGGAGATGTTAACAGAGTTTACCGCAGAACACCCGCATCATCCTTATGGTTGGTATTATTACGGGCGCTGCTTGTTCGAGACGGGGGAATATCAGAAGGCGGTACAGATGATGGAGAAAGCTTATCATCTGTATCCCCATGATTGCGAAATTTATCGGGCGTTGTGCGAAATTTTATCAGTTGCGACCTCTCCCCCTACCCTACTACTAGGAGAGGGGAGTAAGACGACTCTTGCTTCCATATTGGAGGAGATGTTGAAGCGGTTTCCTGAATGCTGGAGTGTTTGGGCGACTGCGGGGCGGGTGTTGGTGGAACATTTTCAAGAGTTTGAACGAGGGTGTAGTGTTTCTGAACAGGGGACGCAACTACAGCCCCAATTAGCTGATGCTTGGTTTCGTCATGGACGAGTTTTAGCTTTGGCTGGAAGACATCGGGAGGCAGTGGAGGCGTTGGAGAAAGGATGGCATATATTACCAAGAGGGGGTTATCTGCAATCCGTACCTGCTGCGGTGTGGCTGGGAGATGTTGGAGCTAGTAAACAATGGTGGAAAACGGCTTGTGAGGGATGTCAGGAATTAAGGGCGTTTAACCCGGCTATGGCTGATTACTGGTTAGGGAGAGCCTTGGTAGGGTTGGGGGATAGCTTGGGAGCGATACAGGCTTATGAAAGTGCTTTGAGTCAGCAGTTGTTGTATCCGGCTCGTGGGGAGGTTGAGAAGACTTTGCAGGGGCTGAAAGGTAAGGGGAGAAAGGATTATGGGGGTTGA
- a CDS encoding CheR family methyltransferase, protein MNDKKSSEPTQSDTKAVEVGEEKQQTQSYKPFPIVGIIASAGGLEAFTELLENLPINTGMAFVLIQHLEPNHQSLLTEILAKTTQMPVHESYSGIVIEPNQVYIIPPNVKMTLEQGILKLVPREKVEGRYRPGDAFLNSLAAEQGNKAISVVLSGSDADGTMGTQAIKAAGGITFAQSETSAQFREMPNIAVATGHVDFILSPEEIAEELAKIALHPNFTRSNLSPTVEPPIESQDALLQVFALLQGASGVDFSRYKQTTLKRRIDRRMMLYNLERLEDYVEYLQNHPAEVQALYHEILINVTSFFRDSNAYQALKERVFPSIVKGKSVQSPIRIWVTGCATGQEVYSIAICLLEFLEDVISKPAIQIFATDINEIGIEKARSGIYKQNEITDISPERLRRFFVEVDGGYQINKSLREHCIFARQNLISDPPFSNLDLITCRNLLIYLDSGLQKQLMTIFHYSLKPTGFLMLGNSESAGEFSDLFALVDRKNKIYSKKLVPTNLNFNFSRGNYPVARVNLDKKMSEKSWDIDDLHKEADQLVLNRYAPVGVLISDNMEVLQFRGDTSYYLRPAPGQPSFNLLKMARKGLLEELRTAIHQSKRLDVSVRKENLQIDGSESPKKVNFEVIPVKLPLAVNTRYFLVLFEDVPSLAEQTFLKPENQEQGNIVSEIVQFKQELLAAKQELALTQEYLESMIQEQEATTQDLKVANEEILSSNEELQSTNEELQTAKEEVQATNEELKTTNDELQSRNLELHHVNNDLLNLLSSVNIPILILANDLRIRRFTPTAQHLLNLIPTDVGRPFSDIRSTINVVNLESLLLEVIDTLNVKELEVQDQQGHWYNLRIRPYRTTSNQIDGVVMVLMDIDDIKCSAQQLEQSRNYAEAIVETVPQPLVVIDSSLRVITANHAFYQTFQISSAQAEQQLICELGNGQWNIPNLITLLEEIFLKNTRLHDFEVEKVFEKIGYRIMLLNGCKITQQDNEPMILLAIQDITQQKQFAAERAQLLAQEKSARLQAEVSNRAKDEFLSILSHELRNPLNAILGWSQLLRTQNLKADQISQGLEVIERCARAQTQLIEDLLDISRITTGKLHLNNSLIDLVSVIGSALEVVRLSAGAKNIEIIARLQPGIGKVLGDLDRLQQILWNLLSNAVKFTSEGGRVEVTLERVDSQAEIRVSDTGIGIANDFLPYVFERFRQADSTKTRAYNGIGLGLSIVRYLIELHGGTVYAESPGEGLGSTIIVRLPLSATIQEKYFPGDTEKFPLAEGLESSVDGLPSLKGLRILVVDDEADMRELLMIILEDYGAQVTTAKSAQDALSILTSNPGIYDLLISDIGMMNEDGYSLIRQVRSLSAEAGGQIPAAALTGYVRDEECREAYLAGFQMHMAKPIQLNQLVIMVANLAGRGGV, encoded by the coding sequence ATGAACGATAAAAAGTCTTCTGAGCCAACCCAATCTGATACCAAAGCTGTCGAAGTCGGGGAAGAAAAACAACAAACTCAAAGCTATAAACCATTTCCAATTGTGGGGATTATAGCATCTGCGGGAGGATTAGAAGCATTCACCGAACTGCTGGAGAATTTACCAATTAATACAGGAATGGCATTTGTACTGATTCAGCACTTAGAACCGAATCATCAGAGCCTACTGACTGAAATTCTAGCTAAGACCACTCAGATGCCCGTCCATGAATCGTACTCTGGCATAGTCATAGAACCGAACCAAGTCTATATTATCCCCCCGAATGTGAAAATGACCCTGGAACAAGGGATATTAAAACTCGTACCCCGTGAGAAAGTTGAAGGGAGATACAGACCAGGTGATGCCTTTTTAAATTCATTAGCAGCAGAGCAAGGAAACAAAGCAATTAGTGTTGTCCTATCTGGAAGTGATGCAGACGGCACAATGGGAACACAGGCGATTAAGGCAGCAGGTGGTATTACCTTTGCTCAGTCTGAAACATCTGCTCAATTCCGGGAAATGCCGAACATTGCCGTTGCTACAGGTCATGTTGACTTCATTTTGTCACCAGAAGAAATTGCTGAAGAACTAGCAAAAATTGCTCTTCATCCTAACTTTACCCGGTCAAATCTTTCACCAACAGTTGAGCCACCTATAGAAAGTCAGGATGCCTTGCTTCAAGTCTTTGCTTTACTGCAAGGTGCCAGCGGGGTTGACTTTAGCCGCTACAAGCAAACCACATTAAAACGGCGGATTGATCGACGGATGATGCTGTACAATCTGGAAAGGCTGGAGGATTACGTCGAGTATCTCCAAAACCATCCGGCCGAAGTACAGGCTTTATACCACGAAATTCTCATCAATGTCACCAGTTTTTTTCGGGACAGTAATGCTTACCAAGCCTTAAAGGAGAGAGTATTTCCGAGTATTGTTAAAGGTAAGTCAGTACAGTCGCCAATTCGGATCTGGGTGACAGGATGTGCCACTGGTCAGGAAGTTTACTCGATTGCCATCTGCTTATTAGAGTTTTTGGAAGATGTCATCTCCAAACCTGCTATCCAAATTTTTGCGACAGATATTAATGAAATAGGAATCGAAAAAGCCAGGTCAGGTATTTATAAGCAGAACGAAATAACTGATATTTCACCAGAACGGCTCAGACGCTTTTTTGTTGAAGTGGACGGTGGATATCAAATCAACAAATCACTTCGTGAACATTGTATCTTTGCTAGACAAAACTTGATCAGTGACCCACCATTCTCTAATCTAGATCTGATTACTTGTCGGAATTTGCTGATTTATTTAGACTCCGGTTTACAAAAGCAGTTGATGACAATTTTCCATTACAGTCTCAAACCCACAGGGTTTCTGATGTTAGGTAATTCAGAGAGTGCGGGAGAATTCTCAGACTTATTTGCCTTAGTAGATAGAAAAAACAAGATTTATTCTAAGAAATTAGTACCTACTAACCTGAATTTTAACTTTTCCAGGGGTAACTATCCCGTAGCGAGAGTAAACCTTGACAAAAAAATGAGTGAGAAGTCTTGGGATATTGATGATTTACACAAAGAAGCTGACCAACTTGTCTTAAATCGTTATGCCCCAGTTGGTGTTTTGATCAGCGACAATATGGAAGTTCTCCAATTTCGCGGAGATACCAGTTATTATTTAAGACCCGCTCCAGGTCAGCCCAGCTTTAATTTACTGAAAATGGCTCGAAAGGGCTTACTAGAAGAGTTGCGTACCGCAATTCATCAATCCAAAAGGCTGGATGTTTCCGTAAGAAAGGAAAATTTACAGATTGATGGCAGTGAATCGCCCAAGAAAGTCAATTTTGAGGTGATTCCAGTCAAACTTCCCTTAGCAGTAAACACTCGCTACTTTCTGGTCTTATTTGAAGATGTACCTTCATTAGCAGAACAAACTTTTCTAAAACCTGAAAATCAAGAACAGGGAAACATAGTTTCGGAAATAGTTCAATTCAAACAGGAATTGTTAGCCGCTAAACAGGAACTTGCTCTGACTCAAGAGTATTTAGAATCAATGATTCAGGAGCAGGAAGCCACAACTCAAGACTTGAAAGTGGCAAATGAAGAAATCCTGTCAAGCAACGAGGAACTACAAAGCACTAATGAGGAGTTGCAAACAGCAAAAGAAGAAGTTCAAGCAACTAATGAAGAACTGAAAACAACCAACGATGAACTGCAAAGTCGAAATCTAGAATTACACCATGTCAACAATGATCTGTTGAATTTGCTTAGTAGTGTGAATATTCCGATTTTAATCTTGGCAAATGATTTGCGGATTCGGCGCTTCACTCCCACAGCACAGCATCTCCTCAATTTGATTCCTACAGATGTGGGGCGACCATTTAGTGATATTCGCTCTACAATCAATGTTGTTAATTTAGAGTCATTGCTATTAGAAGTAATTGACACTTTGAATGTCAAAGAACTAGAGGTACAAGATCAGCAAGGGCATTGGTATAATCTGCGAATTCGACCTTACAGGACGACAAGTAATCAAATTGATGGCGTGGTGATGGTATTGATGGATATTGATGACATTAAGTGCAGCGCCCAGCAGCTAGAACAGTCGCGTAATTATGCCGAAGCCATTGTGGAAACTGTACCACAACCTTTAGTGGTGATTGATTCTAGTTTACGAGTTATTACAGCCAATCACGCTTTTTATCAAACCTTCCAAATTTCCTCAGCGCAAGCAGAACAGCAACTGATATGCGAACTAGGAAATGGTCAATGGAACATTCCCAATCTAATCACGCTTCTAGAAGAAATTTTCCTGAAAAATACTCGGCTTCACGACTTTGAGGTAGAGAAAGTCTTTGAGAAAATTGGGTACAGAATTATGCTGCTCAATGGTTGTAAAATTACTCAACAAGATAATGAACCGATGATTTTGTTGGCAATTCAGGATATCACGCAGCAGAAGCAGTTCGCGGCAGAACGCGCTCAGTTACTGGCTCAGGAGAAGTCAGCCCGCTTGCAAGCAGAGGTATCTAACCGCGCTAAAGATGAGTTTTTATCTATTCTCTCCCATGAACTCCGCAATCCGCTGAATGCCATTTTGGGATGGTCTCAGTTACTCCGCACGCAAAATCTGAAGGCAGATCAAATCTCTCAAGGACTTGAAGTCATTGAGCGCTGCGCTAGGGCGCAAACTCAACTAATTGAGGATCTTCTAGACATCTCCCGCATTACGACTGGCAAACTCCATCTCAACAATAGCCTCATTGATCTCGTTTCTGTAATTGGTTCAGCCCTTGAAGTTGTACGGTTGTCCGCAGGAGCTAAAAATATTGAGATCATAGCTCGTTTGCAACCTGGAATTGGAAAAGTACTGGGTGATTTAGACCGCTTGCAACAGATACTCTGGAATTTGCTTTCTAATGCTGTTAAATTTACCTCTGAGGGGGGACGTGTTGAAGTCACTTTGGAACGTGTTGATTCCCAAGCCGAGATTCGAGTTAGTGACACAGGTATTGGGATAGCTAATGACTTTCTCCCTTATGTTTTTGAGCGTTTTCGTCAGGCTGATAGCACCAAAACTCGCGCCTATAATGGAATTGGGTTGGGATTATCAATTGTCCGTTATTTGATTGAACTTCATGGTGGTACGGTTTATGCAGAAAGTCCAGGTGAGGGGCTAGGATCAACCATAATCGTTAGGCTACCGCTTTCTGCCACGATTCAGGAAAAATATTTTCCTGGTGATACTGAGAAGTTCCCATTAGCAGAAGGTTTGGAATCATCCGTTGATGGTCTGCCGTCACTGAAAGGTTTGCGTATACTCGTTGTAGATGATGAGGCAGATATGCGTGAATTACTGATGATAATACTGGAGGATTATGGGGCCCAGGTAACGACGGCCAAATCTGCTCAAGACGCGCTCTCAATATTGACAAGCAACCCTGGGATATATGATTTGCTAATATCTGATATTGGCATGATGAACGAGGATGGCTATAGTTTAATCCGGCAGGTGCGATCGCTTAGTGCTGAGGCCGGAGGACAAATTCCCGCAGCAGCTTTGACAGGGTATGTTCGTGATGAGGAATGCCGAGAAGCTTATTTGGCAGGTTTCCAAATGCACATGGCTAAACCCATTCAGCTAAATCAACTGGTAATCATGGTTGCGAATCTAGCTGGACGAGGTGGTGTTTGA
- a CDS encoding 4a-hydroxytetrahydrobiopterin dehydratase encodes MAGHKLSEAELQEALSSLPGWQIKEGKLYKEYKFNSFPTALGWMVTVGVHAETMGHHPEWLNVYNTVRVNLVTHDIDNAISNLDVELAKKMEELAAQNWK; translated from the coding sequence ATGGCAGGACATAAGCTCAGTGAAGCAGAACTACAAGAAGCCTTGAGTAGTTTACCTGGATGGCAAATTAAAGAAGGTAAGTTGTATAAAGAATACAAATTTAACTCTTTTCCGACTGCGTTAGGTTGGATGGTAACGGTGGGTGTTCACGCGGAAACAATGGGACATCACCCGGAATGGTTAAATGTTTACAACACCGTCCGGGTGAATCTTGTTACCCACGACATCGATAATGCTATCAGCAATTTAGATGTGGAATTGGCAAAGAAAATGGAAGAATTAGCAGCCCAGAACTGGAAATGA